In Streptomyces qaidamensis, one DNA window encodes the following:
- a CDS encoding thioredoxin domain-containing protein, translated as MPNRLAHETSPYLLQHADNPVDWWPWSEEAFAEARRRGVPVHLSVGYSSCHWCHVLAKESFQDEVTAEVMNEHFVNIKVDREERPDVDAVYMEAVQAATGQGGWPMTVFLTPEAEPFYFGTYFPPAPRQGMPSFRQVLQGVHQAWDERRDEVTEVAGKIVRDLAGREISYGDAQPPGEEELAQALLGLTREYDPQRGGFGGAPKFPPSMVLEFLLRHHARTGAEGALQMASDTCERMARGGIYDQLGGGFARYSVDRDWVVPHFEKMLYDNALLCRVYAHLWRATGSELARRVALETADFMVRELRTNEGGFASALDADSDDGTGKHVEGAYYVWTPEQLREVLGEQDADLAARHFGVTEEGTFEEGASVLQLPVREALSDAEKVASVRERLLAARSERPAPGRDDKVVAAWNGLAIAALAETGAYFDRPDLVEAAVAAADLLVRLHLDEQARLTRTSKDGHAGANAGVLEDYADVAEGFLALASVTGEGVWLEFAGFLVDHVLARFTDPESGSLYDTAADAERLIRRPQDPTDNAAPSGWSAAAGALLGYAAHTGSEPHRTAAEKALGVVKALGPRVPRFIGWGLAVAEAVLDGPREVAVVGPSLDDEGTRSLHRTALLGTAPGAVVAVGVPESDEFPLVSGRPLVGGEPAAYVCRNFTCDAPTTEVERLRAVLSD; from the coding sequence ATGCCGAACCGACTGGCTCATGAGACGTCCCCGTACCTGCTCCAGCATGCCGACAACCCCGTCGACTGGTGGCCCTGGTCGGAAGAGGCTTTCGCAGAGGCGCGGCGGCGGGGGGTGCCGGTGCATCTCAGTGTCGGCTATTCCAGTTGCCACTGGTGCCACGTCCTGGCGAAGGAGAGCTTCCAGGACGAGGTGACGGCCGAGGTCATGAACGAGCACTTCGTCAACATCAAGGTCGACCGCGAAGAACGCCCCGACGTGGACGCCGTCTACATGGAAGCCGTGCAGGCCGCGACCGGGCAGGGCGGCTGGCCCATGACCGTCTTCCTCACCCCGGAAGCCGAGCCGTTCTACTTCGGCACGTACTTCCCGCCCGCTCCCCGCCAGGGCATGCCGTCCTTCCGGCAGGTGCTCCAGGGCGTGCACCAGGCGTGGGACGAGCGGCGGGACGAGGTGACCGAGGTCGCCGGGAAGATCGTCCGGGATCTGGCCGGGCGGGAGATCTCCTACGGCGACGCGCAGCCCCCCGGAGAGGAGGAGCTCGCGCAGGCGCTGCTCGGGCTGACCCGGGAGTACGACCCGCAGCGCGGCGGATTCGGCGGGGCGCCGAAGTTCCCGCCGTCGATGGTGCTGGAGTTCCTGCTGAGGCACCATGCGCGGACCGGCGCCGAGGGTGCGCTCCAGATGGCGAGCGACACCTGCGAGCGCATGGCCCGGGGCGGGATCTACGACCAGCTCGGGGGCGGCTTCGCCCGCTACTCGGTCGACCGTGACTGGGTGGTGCCGCACTTCGAGAAGATGCTGTACGACAACGCCCTGCTGTGCCGGGTGTACGCCCACCTCTGGCGCGCCACCGGCTCGGAGCTCGCGCGCCGCGTCGCCCTGGAGACCGCCGACTTCATGGTGCGCGAACTGCGCACGAACGAGGGCGGGTTCGCCTCCGCGCTGGACGCCGACAGCGACGACGGCACCGGGAAGCACGTCGAGGGCGCGTACTACGTGTGGACGCCGGAGCAGTTGCGGGAGGTCCTAGGCGAGCAGGACGCGGACCTCGCGGCGCGGCACTTCGGGGTGACCGAGGAGGGCACGTTCGAGGAGGGCGCGTCCGTCCTCCAACTGCCCGTGCGGGAGGCCCTGTCCGACGCGGAGAAGGTCGCCTCGGTCCGGGAGCGGCTGCTGGCGGCGCGGTCGGAGCGGCCCGCGCCCGGCCGGGACGACAAGGTCGTGGCCGCCTGGAACGGCCTCGCGATCGCCGCGCTGGCCGAGACGGGCGCCTACTTCGACCGGCCCGACCTGGTCGAGGCCGCCGTCGCCGCGGCCGATCTCCTGGTCCGGCTGCACCTGGACGAGCAGGCCCGGCTCACCCGCACCAGCAAGGACGGCCACGCCGGTGCCAACGCGGGTGTCCTGGAGGACTACGCGGATGTGGCGGAGGGTTTCCTCGCGCTCGCGTCCGTCACCGGTGAGGGCGTCTGGCTGGAATTCGCCGGCTTCCTCGTCGACCACGTCCTGGCCCGCTTCACCGACCCGGAGTCGGGGTCGCTGTACGACACCGCGGCCGACGCCGAGCGGCTGATCCGTCGTCCGCAGGACCCGACCGACAATGCCGCGCCGTCCGGCTGGAGCGCGGCGGCCGGTGCCCTGCTGGGGTACGCCGCGCACACCGGCTCCGAGCCGCACCGCACGGCCGCGGAGAAGGCCCTCGGTGTCGTCAAGGCGCTCGGGCCGCGGGTGCCGCGCTTCATCGGCTGGGGGCTCGCGGTCGCGGAGGCCGTGCTGGACGGTCCGCGGGAAGTCGCGGTCGTGGGGCCGTCGCTCGACGACGAGGGCACGAGGTCGCTGCACCGCACGGCACTTCTGGGGACCGCGCCGGGTGCCGTCGTCGCCGTCGGCGTGCCGGAGAGCGACGAGTTCCCGCTGGTCAGCGGCCGTCCGCTGGTCGGCGGTGAACCAGCGGCCTATGTCTGCCGTAACTTCACGTGTGACGCGCCGACAACGGAAGTTGAACGGTTGCGTGCGGTGCTGAGCGACTGA
- a CDS encoding tetratricopeptide repeat protein, whose product MRDAHRAEAERLLVRAVEEEVRRSGGRSDGKVLLARARGALDTMARSAGDEYEAFTRALDEAAAGQQTFGQRYAREGAGTPLLVAGVAAVAAVVADLALGTGTGTALGAGVTVGAVGAAATVVKVVGSHLPAAHRRAGAVSQPGGPEQLRLQWLTALEVRGIRPFLDQQRVLAASTGRKKPGPRLRGADKSAAARGRNVLEQSFGQLPEQAEPFAGRRHELAQIRQWVQSARASTQTQPTVVVLHGTPGSGRTTLAVHATHDLRDYFRGACVVDLRADGPGESPLSTRDALLHLLNRLGAPREQLLFRERSSPHQQVKRLSELYHQHLTGLPVTVVLDDAADAEQVRALIPERSDSLVLVTARGPLELEGLPARVHQLAVAPLDAAGAEELLGAAAQDRSGPYDAESADRVRELCGGLPLALRIAGSCLGPRSPRALATDLDAYGPVEPVERALWLRYTDQSETVRRLLRRLALAGRASLGAAAAAALLATDEAEAKRHLRVLTRAGLIDHVRGDRYRLHDLVRSFAQARLLDEEEPAERTAAQERLIVNYAELADSVLRMVDGNMSTRTNRFSPYGFTSLDEALRWLDDESSFITAALRHAEGVNQAAVLNLLGALCDYCLLRGDLYRLGEISELAQAVDEGLMVRSVQWRTGIAARQLGELDKARTTLASVVDLYREAHHDAGAARALCSLGITLHHQGNLTEASAKLREALALQASPALAVDRAWTMHALAAVERDRARLAEALELLTESLVLHRRGESVHGQAWAHFQLGQLGLRMGDVPRAEGELRAALELYGRTRDARGEAWALTQLARALLVAGDASPAVEELRGAAARHRDNEDARGEAWSLYYLGQALEETGDLDQAVRELERARTMFSRMRDVYGLACARHHSARVTRDQRAAQTGSLRNSGFARQLLVDARADFQRIGVAHGEAWTCLELAVVDAGNARTQQALALCDEAVELFASYGDRRGEDWARFLRCTLLPYAAPGGMEVGTAVAQEELTQLSRASHELRDRKLDDYLDAYQLLLERGVTLEAGWQAWRLGMVPDRHAREVMGVAVTTEQK is encoded by the coding sequence ATGCGGGACGCTCATCGGGCGGAGGCCGAGCGGTTGCTGGTGCGGGCCGTGGAGGAGGAGGTGCGTCGCTCGGGCGGGCGCAGTGACGGGAAGGTGCTGCTCGCGCGGGCGCGCGGGGCGCTCGACACGATGGCGCGGAGTGCGGGCGACGAGTACGAGGCCTTCACGCGCGCCCTGGACGAGGCGGCGGCCGGTCAGCAGACCTTCGGGCAGCGTTACGCCCGGGAGGGCGCCGGGACGCCGCTGCTGGTGGCCGGGGTCGCGGCGGTCGCGGCCGTCGTCGCCGACCTTGCGCTGGGCACGGGGACCGGGACGGCTCTCGGGGCGGGTGTGACGGTGGGTGCCGTGGGGGCCGCGGCGACGGTGGTGAAGGTGGTCGGGTCGCATCTGCCGGCCGCGCATCGCCGTGCCGGTGCCGTGAGCCAGCCGGGCGGCCCGGAGCAGTTGCGGTTGCAGTGGCTGACGGCGCTGGAGGTGCGGGGCATCCGGCCGTTCCTGGACCAGCAGCGGGTGCTCGCGGCTTCGACGGGGCGGAAGAAGCCGGGTCCGCGGCTGCGGGGGGCGGACAAGAGCGCGGCGGCACGCGGGCGCAATGTGCTGGAGCAGTCCTTCGGGCAGCTCCCCGAACAGGCGGAGCCGTTCGCGGGGCGGCGGCACGAGCTGGCGCAGATCCGGCAGTGGGTGCAGTCGGCCCGGGCGAGCACACAGACGCAGCCGACCGTGGTCGTGCTGCACGGCACGCCCGGCAGCGGCCGTACGACGCTCGCGGTGCACGCTACGCACGATCTGAGGGACTACTTCCGCGGTGCCTGTGTCGTCGACCTGCGCGCGGACGGGCCGGGCGAGTCCCCGCTGTCCACCCGTGACGCGCTGCTGCATCTGCTGAACCGGCTCGGCGCTCCCCGCGAGCAGCTGCTGTTCCGCGAGCGGTCCTCGCCCCACCAGCAGGTCAAGCGGCTGAGCGAGCTGTATCACCAGCATCTGACGGGCCTGCCGGTCACGGTCGTCCTCGACGACGCCGCCGACGCGGAGCAGGTCCGCGCCCTGATCCCGGAGCGGTCCGACAGCCTGGTGCTGGTGACCGCGCGGGGCCCGCTGGAGCTGGAGGGCCTGCCCGCGCGGGTGCACCAGCTGGCGGTGGCACCGTTGGACGCGGCGGGTGCGGAGGAGCTGCTGGGCGCGGCGGCGCAGGACCGTTCCGGGCCGTACGACGCGGAGTCCGCGGACCGGGTCAGAGAGCTGTGCGGTGGGCTGCCGCTGGCGTTGCGCATCGCGGGCTCGTGCCTGGGTCCGCGCTCGCCGCGCGCGCTGGCGACGGACCTCGACGCCTACGGCCCGGTCGAGCCGGTCGAACGCGCCCTGTGGCTGCGTTACACCGACCAGTCGGAGACCGTACGGCGGTTGCTGCGCCGGCTGGCCCTGGCCGGGCGGGCCTCGCTGGGTGCCGCCGCGGCCGCCGCGCTGCTGGCGACGGACGAGGCGGAGGCCAAGCGTCATCTGCGGGTGCTGACCCGGGCCGGTCTGATCGACCACGTCCGGGGCGACCGCTACCGGCTGCACGATCTGGTGCGTTCGTTCGCGCAGGCCCGCCTGCTCGACGAGGAGGAGCCGGCGGAGCGCACGGCGGCGCAGGAGCGGCTGATCGTGAACTACGCGGAACTGGCCGACTCGGTGCTGCGGATGGTCGACGGCAACATGTCGACCCGGACGAACCGCTTCAGCCCCTACGGCTTCACCTCCCTCGACGAGGCGCTGCGCTGGCTGGACGACGAGTCGAGCTTCATCACGGCGGCGCTGCGGCATGCCGAGGGTGTGAACCAGGCGGCGGTGCTGAACCTGCTGGGCGCCCTGTGCGACTACTGCCTGCTGCGGGGCGACCTGTACCGCCTGGGCGAGATCAGCGAGCTGGCGCAGGCGGTGGACGAGGGGCTGATGGTGCGCTCGGTGCAGTGGCGTACGGGTATTGCGGCCCGGCAGCTCGGCGAACTCGACAAGGCCCGCACCACTCTCGCCTCGGTCGTGGACCTCTACCGGGAGGCCCACCACGACGCGGGTGCCGCCCGCGCGCTGTGCTCCCTCGGCATCACGCTGCACCACCAGGGCAACCTGACGGAGGCGTCGGCGAAGCTGCGCGAGGCACTTGCCCTCCAGGCCTCGCCCGCGCTGGCGGTGGACCGGGCGTGGACGATGCACGCCCTCGCGGCGGTGGAGCGGGACCGGGCCCGGCTGGCGGAGGCGCTGGAGCTGCTGACCGAGTCGCTGGTCCTGCACCGGCGGGGCGAGTCCGTGCACGGCCAGGCGTGGGCGCACTTCCAGCTCGGTCAGCTGGGGCTGCGCATGGGCGACGTCCCGCGGGCCGAGGGCGAGCTGCGGGCGGCCCTGGAGCTGTACGGGCGGACCCGTGACGCCCGTGGTGAGGCGTGGGCCCTGACGCAGCTGGCCCGTGCGCTGCTGGTCGCCGGGGACGCGTCCCCGGCGGTGGAGGAGCTGCGCGGGGCGGCGGCCCGGCACCGCGACAACGAGGATGCGCGCGGCGAGGCCTGGTCGCTGTACTACCTGGGCCAGGCCCTGGAGGAGACGGGCGATCTCGATCAGGCGGTCCGCGAACTGGAGCGCGCCCGCACGATGTTCTCCCGCATGCGTGACGTCTACGGTCTGGCCTGCGCCCGCCACCACTCGGCGCGCGTCACCCGCGACCAGCGGGCGGCCCAGACGGGCTCGCTGCGCAATTCGGGCTTCGCCCGCCAGCTCCTGGTCGACGCCCGGGCCGACTTCCAGCGCATCGGCGTCGCTCATGGCGAGGCCTGGACGTGCCTGGAGCTGGCGGTCGTGGACGCGGGCAACGCCCGCACCCAGCAGGCTCTGGCCCTGTGCGACGAGGCGGTGGAGCTGTTCGCGTCCTACGGAGACCGCCGAGGCGAGGACTGGGCCCGTTTCCTGCGCTGCACCCTGCTGCCGTATGCGGCCCCGGGCGGCATGGAGGTGGGTACGGCGGTGGCCCAGGAGGAGCTGACGCAGCTGTCCCGCGCGAGCCACGAACTGCGCGACCGGAAGCTGGACGACTACCTCGACGCGTACCAGCTGCTGCTGGAGCGGGGCGTGACCCTGGAGGCCGGCTGGCAGGCCTGGCGCCTCGGCATGGTCCCGGACCGGCATGCGCGGGAGGTGATGGGCGTGGCGGTCACGACAGAACAGAAGTGA